A region of Vitis vinifera cultivar Pinot Noir 40024 chromosome 13, ASM3070453v1 DNA encodes the following proteins:
- the LOC100249608 gene encoding uncharacterized protein LOC100249608, which translates to MDESYNNLPTSHLLGSVPAVVNEEKSIATYEVPEANLQIFPPNNGARGGQGYQTPGSPAEGDGPQQSASNWKGVFSISSYTQYFNVDTDVVLNRLISSLHPIGGDFFSKIDANPDLYGLIWTSTTLIFVIAALGNCATYLTKKQSSSSTTWSFDVGYLNLAACSIYGYALVVPVAFYFLLQYLGSNASLVRFWCLWGYSLFIFILSSVLLIIPVEFLRWLIIVLAGGASACFVALNLRTYIQGNDITLVIVASFVLQMGLALFIKICFFP; encoded by the exons ATGGACGAATCTTACAATAACCTTCCCACCAGTCACTTGCTCGGCTCAGTTCCA GCTGTTGTCAATGAAGAAAAGAGCATCGCTACCTATGAGG TCCCAGAAGCAAATTTACAAATATTTCCTCCTAATAATGGAGCTAGAGGGGGGCAGGGATATCAAACTCCTGGAAGTCCAGCTG AAGGAGATGGACCACAACAATCAGCAAGCAACTGGAAGGGAGTTTTTAGCATCTCATCATATACACAATATTTCAATGTGGATACAGATGTTGTCCTGAACAGATTAATAAGCTCCTTGCATCCCATTGGTGGAGATTTTTTCAGCAAGATTGATGCCAACCCTGATTT ATATGGACTTATCTGGACCTCCACTACATTGATATTTGTGATTGCTGCCCTTGGAAACTGTGCCACCTACCTGACAAAGAAACAGAGTAGCAGCAGTACAACTTGGAGCTTTGATGTCGGCTATCTGAATTTGGCCGCTTGTTCAATCTATGGCTATGCACTTGTGGTGCCAGTGGCATTTTACTTCTTACTTCAGTATCTGGGTTCAAATGCTAGTCTTGTACGCTTCTGGTGCCTGTGGGGATATTCtctcttcatttttattctcaGCTCT GTCCTGTTAATTATTCCGGTTGAGTTTCTGCGGTGGCTCATCATAGTCCTTGCAGGTGGCGCATCAGCTTGCTTTGTTGCCTTGAACCTGAGGACCTACATACAGGGTAACGACATAACTCTGGTGATTGTTGCTTCATTTGTTTTGCAAATGGGTCTGGCACTCTTCATTAAGATCTGCTTCTTTCCTTAA
- the LOC104881159 gene encoding probable glycosyltransferase At5g11130: MELPYWNRTLGADHFYMSCAGIGYESDRNLVELKKNSIQISCFPTPYGKFIPHKDITLPPFNPLPHSLPQAPVNKTATFLGYFRSYGDRGDGESQSSLVNDLSGDPEFVIGSNASDQLTHMVRLASSKFCLFFYAVDVSGIGDALRFGCVPVVITEGPIQDLPFLDVIRWSEIAVFVGTGRGAKELKHVLERTCKDGYERMRGLGMKASQHWVWNESPQPYDAFHTVLFQLWSRRHAIRYARREWV, encoded by the coding sequence ATGGAGCTCCCTTACTGGAACCGCACACTCGGTGCTGACCATTTCTATATGTCCTGTGCCGGTATCGGCTATGAATCGGACAGAAATCTCGTTGAGCTAAAGAAAAACTCGATTCAGATCTCGTGCTTCCCTACTCCCTACGGCAAGTTTATTCCTCATAAGGACATAACCCTACCTCCCTTCAATCCCCTGCCACACTCACTTCCTCAAGCTCCGGTCAACAAAACGGCAACATTTCTCGGCTATTTCAGGTCATACGGGGATAGGGGCGACGGCGAGTCACAGTCATCTTTAGTCAACGACTTGAGTGGTGATCCTGAGTTTGTGATCGGTTCAAATGCGTCCGATCAGCTTACTCACATGGTGAGACTTGCAAGCAGTAAGTTTTGCTTGTTTTTCTATGCTGTCGATGTATCGGGGATCGGAGACGCGCTGCGTTTCGGGTGCGTGCCGGTGGTGATAACCGAGGGTCCGATTCAAGATCTGCCGTTCCTGGACGTGATCAGATGGTCGGAGATTGCGGTGTTCGTCGGAACCGGAAGAGGGGCAAAGGAGCTGAAGCACGTGCTGGAGCGCACGTGCAAGGATGGATACGAGCGAATGAGAGGATTAGGAATGAAAGCGAGTCAACACTGGGTTTGGAACGAGTCACCACAGCCATACGACGCCTTTCACACAGTGTTGTTTCAGCTGTGGTCGAGACGGCATGCCATCAGATACGCTCGGAGAGAATGGGTTTAA